A single window of Archangium gephyra DNA harbors:
- a CDS encoding NUDIX hydrolase produces the protein MSSPLTSSPLTSLHELLARHVPSDDKEREDLAKMRALAAELEKPFSRAQERGHFTGSAVVVDPAGERVALVYHGKMHRWLQPGGHAEEADAGSMEATALREAREETGCRVRLHERAPRPLDVDVHTIAARKGEPEHLHLDVRFLVVAEDPESLAHDPAESFGAQWVTWDEALARTAGEAPLRRMMEKARAVVRAG, from the coding sequence ATGAGCAGCCCCCTGACGAGCAGCCCCCTGACGTCCCTGCACGAGTTGCTGGCCCGCCACGTTCCCTCGGACGACAAGGAGCGGGAGGACCTGGCGAAGATGCGTGCCCTGGCCGCGGAGCTGGAGAAGCCCTTCTCGCGGGCGCAGGAGCGGGGACACTTCACCGGCAGTGCGGTGGTGGTGGACCCGGCGGGCGAGCGGGTGGCGCTGGTGTACCACGGCAAGATGCACCGGTGGCTGCAGCCGGGAGGACACGCGGAGGAGGCGGACGCGGGCAGCATGGAGGCCACGGCGTTGCGCGAGGCGCGCGAGGAGACGGGCTGCCGGGTGCGGCTGCACGAGCGGGCGCCGAGGCCGCTGGACGTGGACGTGCACACCATCGCGGCGCGCAAGGGAGAGCCGGAGCACCTGCACCTGGACGTGCGCTTCCTGGTGGTGGCGGAGGATCCGGAGTCGCTGGCGCACGATCCCGCGGAGTCCTTCGGGGCGCAGTGGGTGACGTGGGACGAGGCGCTGGCGCGGACGGCGGGCGAGGCGCCGCTGCGGCGCATGATGGAGAAGGCGCGGGCCGTGGTGCGCGCGGGCTGA
- a CDS encoding glutamate-5-semialdehyde dehydrogenase — protein sequence MSVAKEDVRSLAEAARAASRVLATAPTGQKDEALRAMARHLRGALPTLLAANEADMAAARTAGKGGAFLDRLLLDASRVEGMAQAVESVAGLKDPVGEVTEEWDRPNGLHVRKVRLPLGVVLMIYEARPNVTSDAAALCLKSGNAALLRGGSEAAHSNAAIASALAAGLTEAGLPAACIQPVPPGERETLLELLKLEGLIDLCIPRGGEGLIRFVAENARIPVVKHYKGVCHVYVHAAADLDMATRIAVNAKTSRPGVCNAAECLLVDRAVAERFLPQVGRELVARGVELRGDAATAQVLSRAGVPVTPASEEDWGREFLDLILAVRVVEGLDEALGHISRYGSEHTEAIVTSDEAVAGRFTREAQASAVAWNASTRFNDGGELGLGAEIGISTSRLHAFGPMGLRELTSQKYVILGQGQVR from the coding sequence ATGTCCGTTGCCAAGGAAGACGTGCGCTCCCTCGCCGAGGCCGCCCGGGCGGCCTCCCGCGTGCTCGCCACCGCCCCCACCGGCCAGAAGGATGAGGCCCTCCGGGCCATGGCGCGCCACCTGCGCGGGGCCCTCCCCACCCTGCTCGCCGCCAACGAGGCGGACATGGCCGCCGCGCGGACCGCCGGCAAGGGCGGGGCCTTCCTGGACCGGTTGCTGCTGGACGCCTCGCGGGTGGAGGGCATGGCCCAGGCGGTGGAGTCGGTGGCCGGCCTGAAGGATCCCGTGGGCGAGGTGACGGAGGAGTGGGACCGGCCCAACGGCCTGCACGTGCGCAAGGTGCGGCTGCCGCTGGGGGTGGTGCTGATGATTTATGAAGCCCGCCCCAACGTGACGAGCGACGCGGCGGCGCTGTGCCTCAAGAGCGGCAACGCGGCGCTGCTGCGCGGGGGCAGTGAGGCGGCGCACTCCAACGCGGCCATCGCCTCGGCGCTCGCGGCGGGCCTCACCGAGGCGGGACTGCCAGCCGCGTGCATCCAGCCGGTGCCCCCGGGCGAGCGCGAGACGCTGCTGGAGCTGCTGAAACTGGAGGGGCTGATTGATTTGTGCATTCCACGGGGCGGCGAGGGCCTCATCCGCTTCGTGGCGGAGAACGCGCGGATTCCGGTGGTGAAGCACTACAAGGGCGTCTGCCACGTGTACGTGCACGCGGCGGCGGACCTGGACATGGCCACGCGAATCGCCGTCAACGCGAAGACGAGCCGCCCGGGGGTGTGCAACGCCGCGGAGTGCCTGCTGGTGGACCGCGCGGTGGCGGAGCGCTTCCTGCCCCAGGTGGGCCGGGAGCTGGTGGCCCGGGGGGTGGAGCTGCGCGGGGACGCGGCCACGGCCCAGGTGCTGTCACGCGCCGGGGTACCGGTGACCCCGGCCTCGGAGGAGGACTGGGGGCGGGAGTTCCTGGACCTCATCCTGGCGGTGAGGGTGGTGGAGGGGCTGGACGAGGCGCTGGGACACATCTCCCGGTACGGAAGCGAACACACGGAGGCCATCGTCACCTCGGACGAGGCGGTGGCGGGACGCTTCACCCGGGAGGCCCAGGCGAGCGCGGTGGCGTGGAACGCCTCCACCCGCTTCAACGACGGGGGCGAGCTGGGCCTGGGGGCGGAGATTGGGATTTCCACCAGTCGACTGCACGCTTTCGGGCCCATGGGGTTGCGAGAGTTGACCAGCCAGAAGTACGTCATTCTGGGACAGGGGCAGGTGCGCTAG
- the rsfS gene encoding ribosome silencing factor, with the protein MATKKKTTTKKPAAKKKSAPSLATRTKTAAKKGAAKKLPARKKTTKKKALTPGGAAPGAPAENPRAHALARKIGSLLSDKKALDIVILDVRGMTSYADYFVVASGESDRQVSAMAEHVLKNLKETENLRPIGHEGMDTGQWVLLDFGEVVSHLFFSEARSHYDLEGLWADAAREKVA; encoded by the coding sequence ATGGCGACCAAGAAGAAGACGACCACGAAGAAGCCCGCGGCGAAGAAGAAGAGCGCGCCGTCGCTGGCCACACGCACCAAGACCGCGGCGAAGAAGGGAGCGGCCAAGAAGCTGCCCGCGCGGAAGAAGACGACCAAGAAGAAGGCGTTGACCCCAGGAGGCGCGGCCCCGGGGGCTCCCGCGGAGAACCCGCGCGCCCATGCCCTGGCGCGCAAGATTGGCTCCTTGCTCTCGGACAAGAAGGCGCTGGACATCGTCATCCTCGACGTGCGCGGGATGACGTCCTACGCGGACTACTTCGTGGTGGCCTCGGGCGAGAGCGACCGGCAGGTGTCGGCCATGGCCGAGCACGTGCTGAAGAACCTCAAGGAGACGGAGAACCTGCGCCCCATCGGCCACGAGGGCATGGACACCGGCCAGTGGGTGCTCCTGGACTTCGGCGAGGTGGTCTCGCACCTCTTCTTCTCCGAGGCGCGCTCCCACTATGACCTCGAGGGCCTCTGGGCCGACGCCGCGCGGGAGAAGGTGGCCTGA
- a CDS encoding Rpn family recombination-promoting nuclease/putative transposase: MSGPHDLFARYTFGHPERAAAELRAVLPAHVVSEVDWSSLRREPGSVVDPELRETESDLLFTARMRTGQPLLLYVLLEHQSSVDRWMALRMLRYVVRQVERWRQEHLESTRLPVIIPLVMYHGPDGAWTAPRRVEDLFDLPEGEETQTHWRALVPRFEYLLDDLTAEREEALRARWGPPLARLAWLVLRYGRTGELARKLPDWVTLFAQVHADAEGAEHLVVVIRYLLWVERNAAVHAAARRVLHSVLDGQRAEELMRTWAEEMLEQGVQKGLEKGLARGREEGREEGLQQGLLRGRAEAILRILTVRGVHADEETRQRILTCTDMATLDRWFDRSLNATILSDVLDERVQ, from the coding sequence ATGTCTGGACCGCATGACCTCTTCGCTCGCTACACCTTCGGCCATCCCGAGCGGGCCGCCGCTGAATTGCGCGCCGTGCTGCCCGCGCATGTCGTCTCCGAGGTGGACTGGTCGTCCCTGCGGCGAGAGCCCGGCAGCGTGGTGGACCCCGAGCTGCGCGAGACCGAGAGCGACCTGCTCTTCACGGCACGGATGCGCACGGGTCAGCCGTTATTGCTGTACGTGCTGCTGGAGCACCAGTCCTCGGTGGACCGGTGGATGGCGCTGCGCATGCTGCGCTACGTGGTTCGCCAGGTGGAGCGCTGGCGACAGGAGCACCTGGAGAGCACCCGGCTACCCGTCATCATCCCGCTCGTCATGTACCACGGGCCGGATGGGGCCTGGACGGCACCGCGCCGGGTGGAGGACCTCTTCGATTTGCCGGAAGGAGAGGAGACGCAGACGCACTGGCGAGCACTGGTGCCGCGTTTCGAATACCTGCTGGATGACCTGACGGCCGAGCGGGAAGAGGCGCTGAGGGCGCGCTGGGGTCCGCCGCTGGCCCGCCTGGCGTGGTTGGTGCTGCGCTACGGACGCACCGGGGAACTGGCCCGGAAGCTGCCGGACTGGGTGACGCTCTTCGCGCAAGTGCACGCGGATGCCGAGGGGGCCGAGCATCTGGTGGTGGTCATTCGTTACCTGCTGTGGGTGGAGAGGAATGCGGCCGTCCACGCAGCGGCGAGGCGGGTGTTACATTCGGTGCTGGATGGGCAACGAGCGGAGGAGTTGATGAGAACCTGGGCCGAGGAGATGCTCGAGCAGGGAGTCCAGAAGGGCCTGGAGAAAGGCCTGGCGAGGGGCCGGGAGGAAGGCCGGGAAGAGGGGCTGCAGCAGGGGCTGCTCCGAGGCCGTGCCGAGGCCATCCTGCGGATACTCACCGTGCGGGGCGTGCACGCCGACGAGGAGACCCGCCAGCGCATCCTCACCTGCACGGACATGGCCACCCTCGATCGCTGGTTCGATCGCTCCCTGAACGCCACCATCCTCTCCGACGTTCTGGACGAGCGCGTCCAGTAG
- a CDS encoding MXAN_6577-like cysteine-rich protein, protein MPPLPRLLLLVVMTCVTGLGCTRTTPSFCGQPDDPRCPEDTVCVEERCVPRDQLPACALGQTRCETACVDTRSDAAHCGACDTACAEGQVCSRGRCTEACAAGLTQCERGCVALESSTASCGTCGTACSSRESCEAGTCACEPPLSACDGACTDLGSDGNNCGACGNGCGSGLCQDGECVDSCGTGLRRCGQGCVDVQSDPFNCGTCGTGCGSGEVCVGGRCRLDCPVGSVECDGTCANLTSDARHCGTCGNACGTGQVCTRGACACPSGQAECEGQCVDLRTSTRHCGACGRACAPDETCTNSRCQCAAPLVFCASGCVDLSSDASNCGTCGRVCGTGLVCSDGLCAFP, encoded by the coding sequence ATGCCCCCGCTCCCGCGCCTGCTCCTGCTCGTGGTGATGACGTGTGTCACTGGCCTCGGGTGCACGCGCACCACGCCCTCCTTCTGCGGCCAGCCCGACGACCCCCGGTGTCCCGAGGACACGGTGTGCGTGGAGGAGCGCTGCGTCCCCCGGGATCAGCTCCCGGCCTGTGCCCTCGGCCAGACGCGCTGTGAGACGGCGTGCGTGGACACGCGCAGCGACGCTGCCCACTGTGGCGCTTGCGACACGGCCTGCGCCGAAGGACAGGTGTGCAGCCGCGGCCGGTGCACGGAGGCCTGCGCCGCCGGGCTGACCCAGTGCGAGCGCGGCTGCGTGGCGCTCGAGTCGAGCACGGCCAGCTGTGGCACCTGCGGCACGGCCTGTAGCTCCCGGGAGTCGTGCGAGGCGGGCACCTGCGCCTGCGAGCCGCCCCTGAGCGCATGCGACGGCGCGTGCACGGACCTCGGCTCGGACGGAAACAACTGTGGCGCTTGCGGCAACGGGTGCGGCTCGGGCCTGTGTCAGGACGGCGAGTGCGTGGACTCCTGCGGCACGGGACTGCGCCGCTGCGGCCAGGGCTGCGTGGACGTGCAGTCCGACCCCTTCAATTGTGGCACCTGCGGGACGGGCTGCGGCTCCGGCGAAGTATGCGTGGGAGGCCGCTGCCGCCTCGACTGCCCCGTGGGCAGCGTCGAGTGTGACGGCACCTGCGCCAACCTCACGAGCGACGCCCGCCACTGCGGCACCTGCGGCAACGCGTGCGGCACGGGGCAGGTGTGCACCCGGGGCGCGTGTGCCTGTCCATCCGGCCAGGCCGAGTGCGAGGGTCAGTGCGTGGACCTGCGCACGAGCACGCGACACTGCGGTGCCTGCGGCCGCGCCTGCGCCCCGGACGAGACGTGCACCAACAGCCGCTGCCAGTGCGCCGCGCCCCTCGTCTTCTGCGCGAGCGGTTGCGTGGACCTGAGCTCGGATGCCAGCAATTGCGGCACCTGCGGCCGGGTCTGCGGCACCGGACTGGTGTGCTCGGACGGGCTCTGCGCCTTCCCGTGA
- a CDS encoding tetratricopeptide repeat protein encodes MPLLYHRPMSNARLEQFKKMAAEFPDAPMAHFSLGKAYLELRQYAEAAQALETAVRLDPQYAAAMVSLGDAYTGAGQTQKAREVLTRARDTALAQSHASLAEEIDERLSGLD; translated from the coding sequence ATGCCTCTCCTCTATCACCGCCCCATGAGCAACGCCCGGTTGGAGCAGTTCAAGAAGATGGCGGCCGAGTTCCCCGATGCGCCCATGGCGCACTTCTCCCTGGGAAAGGCCTATTTGGAGCTGAGGCAGTACGCCGAGGCGGCCCAGGCCCTGGAGACGGCGGTGCGGTTGGACCCGCAGTACGCCGCGGCCATGGTGTCCCTGGGGGATGCCTACACCGGCGCGGGGCAGACGCAGAAGGCGCGCGAGGTGCTCACCCGCGCCCGCGACACGGCGCTCGCCCAGAGCCACGCCAGCCTCGCCGAGGAGATCGACGAGCGGCTGTCCGGCCTGGACTGA
- a CDS encoding TetR family transcriptional regulator: MKRVLLPLLLCLCLGTPVWAASGVDTLRLEARTARTQVRDLRDRQQVLRAELNTLAGRIEQLKAEQKGRLVAGPELETALRQSQELSGQLSGLAQSLSGAETEAERRNLALHSALSEELARVRAAWDATSEREARSKLIARMRDLRTERDALRSTLPASHEPALDRRESSDDPEDLLEQADVLRDSEDKVRQRLQALRGRITELREERELDRRMSDFLGEESMFDEQDRHMRLRFNSSTKSISVEASQRSRGGLFPGAPQDSFSGGAQGDSAPPIPQPPAAGEPVPGTPSPGNGGVEMGDQVQSPVYRAADNRPQVGTVRAQVLASGNPEDLRGLESEAARLESLARELDSRADSLERRARELR, from the coding sequence ATGAAGCGCGTCCTGCTCCCCCTGCTGCTGTGTCTCTGCCTGGGTACGCCCGTGTGGGCGGCCTCGGGTGTGGACACGCTGCGGCTCGAGGCCCGGACGGCGCGGACCCAGGTGCGTGACCTGAGGGACCGCCAGCAGGTGCTGCGCGCGGAGCTCAACACCCTGGCCGGCCGCATCGAGCAGCTCAAGGCCGAGCAGAAGGGCCGGCTGGTGGCGGGCCCGGAGCTGGAGACGGCGCTGCGGCAGTCGCAGGAGCTGTCCGGCCAGCTCTCCGGGCTGGCCCAGTCGCTCTCCGGAGCCGAGACCGAGGCGGAGCGCCGCAACCTGGCGCTGCACTCGGCGCTCTCCGAGGAGCTGGCCCGGGTGCGCGCCGCCTGGGATGCCACCTCGGAGCGCGAGGCCCGCTCGAAGCTGATCGCACGCATGCGCGACCTGCGCACCGAGCGCGACGCGCTGCGCTCCACCCTGCCCGCCTCCCATGAGCCGGCGCTGGATCGCCGCGAGTCCAGCGACGACCCCGAGGATCTCCTGGAGCAGGCGGACGTGCTGCGCGACTCCGAGGACAAGGTGCGCCAGCGCCTGCAGGCCCTGCGCGGCCGCATCACCGAGCTGCGCGAGGAGCGCGAGCTGGACCGGCGCATGAGCGACTTCCTCGGCGAGGAGTCCATGTTCGACGAGCAGGACCGGCACATGCGCCTGCGCTTCAACTCCTCCACCAAGTCCATCTCGGTGGAGGCCTCCCAGCGCAGCCGCGGCGGCCTGTTTCCCGGCGCGCCGCAGGACAGCTTCTCGGGGGGTGCCCAGGGGGATTCGGCCCCGCCCATTCCCCAGCCCCCCGCCGCGGGCGAGCCGGTACCGGGGACGCCCTCGCCAGGAAACGGCGGCGTGGAGATGGGGGATCAGGTCCAGTCACCCGTCTACCGCGCCGCGGACAACCGGCCCCAGGTGGGCACGGTGCGCGCCCAGGTGCTCGCCAGTGGCAACCCGGAGGACCTGCGCGGCCTGGAGTCGGAGGCGGCCCGGCTCGAGTCGCTCGCGCGCGAGCTGGACTCCCGCGCGGACTCGCTGGAGCGCCGGGCCCGCGAGCTGCGCTAG
- a CDS encoding RNA ligase RtcB family protein yields the protein MNSPPPHVRVIASPQSWVEGEAIRQLEAASRLPGMRSAVGLPDLHPGKGAPVGAAFASEGLFYPFLVGNDIGCGMGLWELDLPARKARPDRWAARLDLDGPWEGNTDAVLADMGVKPCGFEAALGTVGGGNHFAEVQRVDAVHDAETFTALGLGTDRLLLLVHSGSRGLGEAILRAHVDRHGTGSLVEGSDEARRYLARHDHAVEWARANRATIAGRMMQGIAAGGRRVLDVCHNSVTPKPYEGHTCWLHRKGAAPSDQGPVVIPGSRGSLSYLVLPLGDGVNHAHSLAHGAGRKWTRTSARERMRERFTPEALTRTSFKSHVICEDRDLLFEEAPPAYKAIDRVVQDLVDAGLVRVVATLAPVLTYKTRTRRE from the coding sequence ATGAACTCGCCCCCTCCTCACGTCCGTGTCATCGCCTCGCCCCAGTCGTGGGTGGAGGGTGAAGCCATCCGCCAGCTCGAGGCCGCCTCGCGGCTTCCCGGCATGCGCTCCGCGGTGGGCCTTCCGGACCTGCACCCGGGCAAGGGTGCACCGGTGGGCGCCGCCTTCGCTTCCGAGGGCCTCTTCTATCCCTTCCTCGTCGGCAACGACATCGGCTGTGGGATGGGCCTCTGGGAGTTGGATCTGCCCGCGCGCAAGGCGAGGCCGGATCGCTGGGCGGCGCGACTGGACCTGGATGGCCCCTGGGAGGGCAACACGGACGCGGTGCTCGCCGACATGGGCGTGAAGCCCTGCGGCTTCGAGGCGGCGCTCGGCACGGTGGGCGGCGGCAACCACTTCGCCGAGGTGCAACGGGTGGACGCGGTGCACGACGCGGAGACCTTCACCGCGCTGGGGCTGGGGACGGATCGGCTCCTGTTGCTCGTGCACTCCGGCTCCCGAGGACTGGGCGAGGCCATCCTCCGGGCCCACGTGGACCGGCATGGCACCGGCAGCCTCGTGGAGGGCTCGGACGAGGCACGGCGGTACCTCGCGCGGCATGACCACGCCGTGGAGTGGGCACGAGCCAATCGCGCCACCATCGCCGGGAGGATGATGCAGGGCATCGCGGCGGGGGGGCGGCGGGTGCTCGATGTCTGCCACAACAGCGTCACCCCCAAGCCGTACGAGGGCCACACCTGCTGGCTGCACCGCAAGGGCGCGGCGCCCTCGGACCAGGGGCCGGTGGTGATTCCCGGCAGCCGGGGCTCGCTGAGCTACCTGGTGCTGCCCCTGGGCGACGGCGTGAACCACGCGCACAGCCTGGCGCACGGGGCGGGCCGCAAGTGGACGCGCACCAGTGCCCGCGAGCGGATGCGCGAGCGCTTCACGCCCGAGGCCCTCACCCGCACCTCCTTCAAGAGCCACGTCATCTGCGAGGACAGGGACTTGCTCTTCGAGGAGGCGCCACCGGCGTACAAGGCCATCGACCGTGTGGTGCAGGACCTGGTGGACGCCGGGCTCGTCCGGGTGGTGGCGACGCTGGCGCCCGTGCTCACCTACAAGACGCGCACCCGGCGCGAGTAA
- a CDS encoding 23S rRNA (pseudouridine(1915)-N(3))-methyltransferase RlmH → MKVRLLSIGKDRSGLYEPAVQEYASRLAHYTRFELLELPEAGGKKGKAPDAKAAEAEAILSRRKPQDLIVALDERGKLLDSVEFSRYVGRAQDGAKDLLLVIGGDEGLDDRVRQSADLVLSLSKMTLPHRLARVVLVEQLYRAFTILKGEPYHK, encoded by the coding sequence CTGAAGGTCCGCCTCCTCTCCATCGGCAAGGACCGCTCGGGCCTGTATGAGCCCGCGGTCCAGGAGTACGCCTCGCGCCTGGCCCATTACACCCGCTTCGAGCTGCTGGAGCTGCCCGAGGCGGGTGGGAAGAAGGGCAAGGCGCCCGACGCCAAGGCCGCCGAGGCCGAGGCCATCCTCTCGCGCCGCAAGCCGCAGGACCTCATTGTCGCGCTCGACGAGCGGGGCAAGCTGCTCGACTCGGTGGAGTTCAGCCGGTACGTGGGCCGGGCCCAGGATGGCGCGAAGGATCTGCTGCTCGTCATCGGCGGGGACGAGGGCCTGGACGATCGGGTGAGACAATCCGCGGACCTGGTGCTCTCGCTGTCGAAGATGACGCTGCCGCACCGGCTGGCGCGGGTGGTGCTGGTGGAGCAGCTCTACCGGGCCTTCACGATCCTCAAGGGCGAGCCCTACCACAAGTAG
- a CDS encoding sigma-54-dependent transcriptional regulator — MARILVIDDHDTLREGMAVTLTRSGHTVTAARSGTDGVSAYKKTPFDLVVTDLKMDGMDGIAVTRTLKAHDPAAVVMVVTAFGTIETAVQAMQQGAYDFITKPFTPDVLRAKVEKGLELSSTRRQVERLSARTEAFETDAALAHGNLMVGDSEPMQRLVGMVRKAAATDATVFVRGESGTGKELVARMLHQLSPRKDGPFVVVHCAALAETLLESELFGHERGAFTGAVKRKLGRFELADGGTLFLDEIGEIPHSVQTKLLRVLQEKEIQRVGGEETLKVDVRVVSATHRDLQAEVKAGRFREDLYYRLHIVPLQIPPLRERPEDITALARHFVAKHSPRVNKRVKSLDDTALRALARYAWPGNVRELENVIEQSLVFAEGETLAATDLPTHLTGTTLRSDSGLPVPMGDRPLPDILEDLERQLIARAYEKAGGVKTETARLLGIKTSALYYKLEKYGFIAKSERPEEN; from the coding sequence ATGGCCCGCATCCTCGTCATCGACGACCACGACACCCTCCGCGAGGGCATGGCCGTCACCCTCACCCGCTCCGGCCACACCGTCACGGCCGCCCGCTCCGGCACCGACGGTGTCTCCGCCTACAAGAAGACGCCCTTCGATCTCGTCGTCACCGACTTGAAGATGGACGGCATGGACGGCATCGCCGTCACCCGGACGCTCAAGGCGCATGACCCGGCCGCCGTCGTCATGGTCGTCACCGCCTTCGGCACCATCGAGACGGCCGTGCAGGCCATGCAGCAGGGCGCCTACGACTTCATCACCAAGCCCTTCACCCCGGACGTGCTGCGCGCCAAGGTGGAGAAGGGCCTCGAGCTGTCCTCCACCCGCCGCCAGGTGGAGCGGCTGTCCGCCCGCACCGAGGCCTTCGAGACCGACGCCGCCCTCGCCCACGGCAACCTCATGGTGGGTGACAGCGAGCCCATGCAGCGGCTCGTCGGCATGGTGCGCAAGGCCGCCGCCACCGACGCCACCGTCTTCGTGCGCGGCGAGTCCGGCACCGGCAAGGAGCTCGTGGCGCGCATGCTCCACCAGCTCTCCCCTCGCAAGGACGGGCCCTTCGTCGTCGTCCACTGCGCCGCCCTCGCCGAGACGCTCCTGGAGAGCGAGCTCTTCGGCCACGAGCGCGGTGCCTTCACCGGCGCCGTCAAGCGCAAGCTCGGCCGCTTCGAGCTCGCCGACGGGGGCACCCTCTTCCTCGACGAGATTGGCGAAATCCCCCACTCCGTCCAGACGAAGCTGCTGCGCGTGCTCCAGGAGAAGGAGATCCAACGCGTGGGCGGCGAGGAGACGCTCAAGGTGGACGTGCGCGTGGTGAGCGCCACCCACCGCGACCTCCAGGCCGAAGTGAAGGCCGGCCGCTTCCGCGAGGACCTCTACTACCGGCTGCACATCGTCCCCCTGCAGATTCCGCCCCTGCGCGAGCGCCCCGAGGACATCACCGCGCTGGCCCGTCACTTCGTGGCCAAGCACTCCCCCCGGGTGAACAAGCGGGTGAAGAGCCTGGATGACACCGCCCTGCGCGCGCTGGCCCGCTATGCCTGGCCGGGCAACGTGCGCGAGCTGGAGAACGTCATCGAGCAGTCGCTCGTCTTCGCCGAGGGCGAGACGCTCGCCGCGACGGACCTGCCCACGCACCTCACCGGCACCACCCTCCGGAGCGACTCGGGCCTGCCCGTGCCCATGGGGGACCGCCCCCTGCCCGACATCCTCGAGGACCTCGAGCGCCAGCTCATCGCCCGCGCCTACGAGAAGGCCGGCGGCGTGAAGACGGAGACGGCCCGGCTGCTCGGCATCAAGACGTCCGCGCTGTACTACAAGCTGGAGAAGTACGGCTTCATCGCCAAGAGCGAGCGCCCCGAGGAGAACTGA